The following is a genomic window from Microbispora sp. ZYX-F-249.
TCACGGCCTGCACCAGCAACGAGCCGGCGGCGCAGGCGAGCGCGCCGGCCGCCGCTCCCGCGGCCGCGGCCACGGGCGGCAACGACGCCCCCGGCGACAAGGTCGTCATCGGCTTCTCGGCCCCGGCGGCCGACCACGGCTGGATCGCGGCGATCAGCAAGAACGCCGCCGACGCCGCCAAGCAGTACTCCGATGTGGAGTTCAAGGCGGTCGAGCCGACCAACGACATCAACCAGCAGATCTCGGCGGTGGAGTCGCTGATCCAGGCCAAGGTCAACGCGCTGGTGATCCTGCCCAACGACGGCCAGCAGCTCAACCAGGTCGCCCGGCAGGCGATGGACGCCGGCATCCCGGTGATCAACCTGGACCGGGTCTTCCCCGACAAGCTGTCGTACCGGACCTGGCTGGGCGGCGACAACTACGGCATGGGCGTGGCCGCGGGCCACTTCATCGGCAAGACGCTGAAGGACAAGGGGGTGGCCGACCCGGTCATCCTGGAGATCCAGGGCATCGCGACGCTGCCGCTGACCCAGGACCGCAGCAAGGGTTTCGAGGACGCGCTGAAGACCTATG
Proteins encoded in this region:
- a CDS encoding ABC transporter substrate-binding protein, which gives rise to TACTSNEPAAQASAPAAAPAAAATGGNDAPGDKVVIGFSAPAADHGWIAAISKNAADAAKQYSDVEFKAVEPTNDINQQISAVESLIQAKVNALVILPNDGQQLNQVARQAMDAGIPVINLDRVFPDKLSYRTWLGGDNYGMGVAAGHFIGKTLKDKGVADPVILEIQGIATLPLTQDRSKGFEDALKTYGFKVTAKQDAKFTVESGTQVASNLLQAHKKIDAIWNHDDDQGIGVLAAIKEAGRDEFFMVGGAGSANAMRDIQADSGVLKATVTYSPTMAASAIKLARLIAQGKGMSDLLEQQVPQSITLTSETVTKDNADKYLPTGFES